The proteins below are encoded in one region of Homo sapiens chromosome 8, GRCh38.p14 Primary Assembly:
- the MROH6 gene encoding maestro heat-like repeat-containing protein family member 6 isoform X3 gives MAGGVWGRSRAREAPVGALTLTALTEGIRARQGQPQGPPSAGPQPKSWEVKPEAEPQTQALTAPSEAEPGRGATVPEAGSEPCSLNSALEPAPEGPHQVPQSSWEEGVLADLALYTAACLEEAGFAGTQATVLTLSSALEARGERLEDQVHALVRGLLAQVPSLAEGRPWRAALRVLSALALEHARDVVCALLPRSLPADRVAAELWRSLSRNQRVNGQVLVQLLWALKGASGPEPQALAATRALGEMLAVSGCVGATRGFYPHLLLALVTQLHKLARSPCSPDMPKIWVLSHRGPPHSHASCAVEALKALLTGDGGRMVVTCMEQAGGWRRLVGAHTHLEGVLLLASAMVAHADHHLRGLFADLLPRLRSADDPQRLTAMAFFTGLLQSRPTARLLREEVILERLLTWQGDPEPTVRWLGLLGLGHLALNRRKQVRHVSTLLPALLGALGEGDARLVGAALGALRRLLLRPRAPVRLLSAELGPRLPPLLDDTRDSIRASAVGLLGTLVRRGRGGLRLGLRGPLRKLVLQSLVPLLLRLHDPSRDAAESSEWTLARCDHAFCWGLLEELVTVAHYDSPEALSHLCCRLVSRGSKVTARGYDQQPTCSRVHRGPQPFLLQPNQIGYWWGKSKVSDHATCPGGSPGTPAPGFSSAASSALRISPPVLPLALLSPGSAIPRPRAQLPEPDPGLPAESTGPPAPGSRRAYRLPCPPRQPRLCQPGPAGLPVPGAE, from the exons ATGGCTGGGGGTGTGTGGGGCCGGAGCCGGGCCCGGGAGGCTCCCGTGGGGGCTCTAACCCTGACAGCACTGACTGAAGGAATCCGGGCCAGGCAGGGGCAGCCCCAGGGACCCCCTTCCGCAGGCCCTCAGCCCAAGTCCTGGGAGGTCAAACCTGAGGCTGAGCCACAGACCCAGGCACTCACCGCCCCCTCTGAGGCAGAGCCTGGACGTGGGGCCACCGTCCCTGAAGCTGGCAGCGAGCCCTGCTCCCTCAACAGTGCCCTGGAACCAGCCCCTGAGGGGCCCCACCAG GTTCCCCAGAGTTCCTGGGAGGAGGGAGTTCTTGCCGACCTCGCGTTGTACACGGCTGCCTGCCTGGAGGAGGCTGGCTTTGCAGGGACCCAGGCGACAGTGCTCACCCTGTCCTCAGCCCTGGAGGCCCGGGGCGAGCGGTTGGAGGACCAG GTGCATGCTCTGGTGCGTGGGCTGCTGGCGCAGGTGCCCAGCCTAGCGGAGGGGAGGCCCTGGAGGGCGGCCCTGCGAGTGCTGAGCGCACTGGCCCTGGAGCATGCGCGGGACGTGGTGTGTGCGCTGCTACCCCGCTCTCTGCCCGCCGATCG GGTAGCAGCCGAGCTCTGGCGCAGCCTAAGCCGTAACCAGCGTGTAAATGGGCAGGTGCTGGTGCAACTGCTGTGGGCGCTGAAGGGTGCTTCGGGGCCGGAGCCCCAGGCACTGGCG GCCACACGTGCTCTTGGGGAGATGCTGGCTGTTTCGGGCTGCGTGGGAGCCACGAGGGGCTTCTACCCACATCTGCTGCTTGCGCTGGTCACACAGCTGCACAAGCTGGCCCGCAGCCCGTGCTCCCCCGACATGCCCAAGATTTGGGTTCTGTCCCACCGAGGGCCACCACATAGCCATGCCAG CTGTGCTGTGGAGGCCTTGAAGGCGCTGCTCACCGGGGATGGAGGCCGCATGGTGGTCACGTGCATGGAGCaggcaggaggctggaggaggctggTGGGAGCCCACACCCACCTGGAGGGCGTCCTGCTGCTGGCCAG TgctatggtggcacatgccgacCACCACCTGCGAGGCCTCTTCGCAGACTTGCTCCCTCGGCTTCGCAGCGCGGACGACCCGCAGCGTCTCACGGCTATGGCCTTCTTCACAGGG CTGTTGCAGAGCCGGCCCACCGCACGGCTCCTGCGGGAGGAGGTCATCCTGGAGCGACTCCTCACCTGGCAGGGAGACCCCGAACCCACTGTGCGCTGGTTGGGCCTGCTGGGCCTGGGCCACCTCGCGCTGAATCGCAGGAAG CAGGTGCGGCACGTGAGCACGCTGCTGCCGGCGCTCCTGGGCGCACTGGGCGAAGGCGACGCGCGGCTCGTGGGTGCAGCGCTGGGCGCCCTGAGGAGGCTCCTGCTGCGGCCCCGGGCGCCTGTGCGGCTCCTGAGCGCGGAGCTGGGACCGCGCCTCCCTCCGCTACTGGACGAC ACACGGGACTCAATCCGCGCCTCGGCCGTCGGGCTCCTTGGGACTCTGGTGCGCCGGGGCCGGGGCGGGCTCCGGCTGGGGCTCCGCGGCCCCCTGCGGAAGCTGGTGCTGCAGAGTCTCGTGCCGCTGCTGCTGCGCCTGCATGACCCCAGCAGGGACGCTGCTGAG AGCTCAGAGTGGACCCTGGCCCGCTGTGACCACGCCTTTTGCTGGGGCCTGCTGGAGGAGTTGGTCACCGTGGCCCACTATGACAGCCCCGAGGCCCTGAGCCACCTCTGCTGCCGCCTGGTCAGTAGGGGAAGCAAGGTGACCGCAAGGGGGTATGATCAGCAGCCCACTTGTTCCAGGGTTCACCGGGGCCCCCAACCGTTTCTACTGCAGCCAAACCAGATAGGCTACTGGTGGGGCAAGTCCAAGGTCTCCGACCATGCCACCTGCCCTGGGGGCTCCCCTGGAACCCCGGCCCCTGGATTCAGCTCTGCAGCCTCCTCCGCACTCAGGATCAGCCCTCCTGTCCTGCCACTAGCCCTTTTGTCCCCAGGTTCAGCGATACCCAGGCCACGTGCCCAACTTCCTGAGCCAGACCCAGGGCTACCTGCGGAGTCCACAGGACCCCCTGCGCCGGGCAGCCGCCGTGCTTATAG GCTTCCTTGTCCACCACGCCAGCCCCGGCTGTGTCAACCAGGACCTGCTGGACTCCCTGTTCCAGG GGCTGAATGA
- the MROH6 gene encoding maestro heat-like repeat-containing protein family member 6 isoform X9, with amino-acid sequence MAGGVWGRSRAREAPVGALTLTALTEGIRARQGQPQGPPSAGPQPKSWEVKPEAEPQTQALTAPSEAEPGRGATVPEAGSEPCSLNSALEPAPEGPHQVPQSSWEEGVLADLALYTAACLEEAGFAGTQATVLTLSSALEARGERLEDQVHALVRGLLAQVPSLAEGRPWRAALRVLSALALEHARDVVCALLPRSLPADRVAAELWRSLSRNQRVNGQVLVQLLWALKGASGPEPQALAATRALGEMLAVSGCVGATRGFYPHLLLALVTQLHKLARSPCSPDMPKIWVLSHRGPPHSHASCAVEALKALLTGDGGRMVVTCMEQAGGWRRLVGAHTHLEGVLLLASAMVAHADHHLRGLFADLLPRLRSADDPQRLTAMAFFTGLLQSRPTARLLREEVILERLLTWQGDPEPTVRWLGLLGLGHLALNRRKQVRHVSTLLPALLGALGEGDARLVGAALGALRRLLLRPRAPVRLLSAELGPRLPPLLDDTRDSIRASAVGLLGTLVRRGRGGLRLGLRGPLRKLVLQSLVPLLLRLHDPSRDAAESSEWTLARCDHAFCWGLLEELVTVAHYDSPEALSHLCCRLVQRYPGHVPNFLSQTQGYLRSPQDPLRRAAAVLIGFLVHHASPGCVNQDLLDSLFQDLGRLQSDPKPAVAAAAHVSAQQG; translated from the exons ATGGCTGGGGGTGTGTGGGGCCGGAGCCGGGCCCGGGAGGCTCCCGTGGGGGCTCTAACCCTGACAGCACTGACTGAAGGAATCCGGGCCAGGCAGGGGCAGCCCCAGGGACCCCCTTCCGCAGGCCCTCAGCCCAAGTCCTGGGAGGTCAAACCTGAGGCTGAGCCACAGACCCAGGCACTCACCGCCCCCTCTGAGGCAGAGCCTGGACGTGGGGCCACCGTCCCTGAAGCTGGCAGCGAGCCCTGCTCCCTCAACAGTGCCCTGGAACCAGCCCCTGAGGGGCCCCACCAG GTTCCCCAGAGTTCCTGGGAGGAGGGAGTTCTTGCCGACCTCGCGTTGTACACGGCTGCCTGCCTGGAGGAGGCTGGCTTTGCAGGGACCCAGGCGACAGTGCTCACCCTGTCCTCAGCCCTGGAGGCCCGGGGCGAGCGGTTGGAGGACCAG GTGCATGCTCTGGTGCGTGGGCTGCTGGCGCAGGTGCCCAGCCTAGCGGAGGGGAGGCCCTGGAGGGCGGCCCTGCGAGTGCTGAGCGCACTGGCCCTGGAGCATGCGCGGGACGTGGTGTGTGCGCTGCTACCCCGCTCTCTGCCCGCCGATCG GGTAGCAGCCGAGCTCTGGCGCAGCCTAAGCCGTAACCAGCGTGTAAATGGGCAGGTGCTGGTGCAACTGCTGTGGGCGCTGAAGGGTGCTTCGGGGCCGGAGCCCCAGGCACTGGCG GCCACACGTGCTCTTGGGGAGATGCTGGCTGTTTCGGGCTGCGTGGGAGCCACGAGGGGCTTCTACCCACATCTGCTGCTTGCGCTGGTCACACAGCTGCACAAGCTGGCCCGCAGCCCGTGCTCCCCCGACATGCCCAAGATTTGGGTTCTGTCCCACCGAGGGCCACCACATAGCCATGCCAG CTGTGCTGTGGAGGCCTTGAAGGCGCTGCTCACCGGGGATGGAGGCCGCATGGTGGTCACGTGCATGGAGCaggcaggaggctggaggaggctggTGGGAGCCCACACCCACCTGGAGGGCGTCCTGCTGCTGGCCAG TgctatggtggcacatgccgacCACCACCTGCGAGGCCTCTTCGCAGACTTGCTCCCTCGGCTTCGCAGCGCGGACGACCCGCAGCGTCTCACGGCTATGGCCTTCTTCACAGGG CTGTTGCAGAGCCGGCCCACCGCACGGCTCCTGCGGGAGGAGGTCATCCTGGAGCGACTCCTCACCTGGCAGGGAGACCCCGAACCCACTGTGCGCTGGTTGGGCCTGCTGGGCCTGGGCCACCTCGCGCTGAATCGCAGGAAG CAGGTGCGGCACGTGAGCACGCTGCTGCCGGCGCTCCTGGGCGCACTGGGCGAAGGCGACGCGCGGCTCGTGGGTGCAGCGCTGGGCGCCCTGAGGAGGCTCCTGCTGCGGCCCCGGGCGCCTGTGCGGCTCCTGAGCGCGGAGCTGGGACCGCGCCTCCCTCCGCTACTGGACGAC ACACGGGACTCAATCCGCGCCTCGGCCGTCGGGCTCCTTGGGACTCTGGTGCGCCGGGGCCGGGGCGGGCTCCGGCTGGGGCTCCGCGGCCCCCTGCGGAAGCTGGTGCTGCAGAGTCTCGTGCCGCTGCTGCTGCGCCTGCATGACCCCAGCAGGGACGCTGCTGAG AGCTCAGAGTGGACCCTGGCCCGCTGTGACCACGCCTTTTGCTGGGGCCTGCTGGAGGAGTTGGTCACCGTGGCCCACTATGACAGCCCCGAGGCCCTGAGCCACCTCTGCTGCCGCCTG GTTCAGCGATACCCAGGCCACGTGCCCAACTTCCTGAGCCAGACCCAGGGCTACCTGCGGAGTCCACAGGACCCCCTGCGCCGGGCAGCCGCCGTGCTTATAG GCTTCCTTGTCCACCACGCCAGCCCCGGCTGTGTCAACCAGGACCTGCTGGACTCCCTGTTCCAGG ACCTAGGGCGACTGCAGAGCGACCCCAAGCCGGCTGTGGCCGCGGCAGCGCACGTGTCCGCTCAGCAG GGCTGA
- the MROH6 gene encoding maestro heat-like repeat-containing protein family member 6 isoform X6 → MAGGVWGRSRAREAPVGALTLTALTEGIRARQGQPQGPPSAGPQPKSWEVKPEAEPQTQALTAPSEAEPGRGATVPEAGSEPCSLNSALEPAPEGPHQVPQSSWEEGVLADLALYTAACLEEAGFAGTQATVLTLSSALEARGERLEDQVHALVRGLLAQVPSLAEGRPWRAALRVLSALALEHARDVVCALLPRSLPADRVAAELWRSLSRNQRVNGQVLVQLLWALKGASGPEPQALAATRALGEMLAVSGCVGATRGFYPHLLLALVTQLHKLARSPCSPDMPKIWVLSHRGPPHSHASCAVEALKALLTGDGGRMVVTCMEQAGGWRRLVGAHTHLEGVLLLASAMVAHADHHLRGLFADLLPRLRSADDPQRLTAMAFFTGLLQSRPTARLLREEVILERLLTWQGDPEPTVRWLGLLGLGHLALNRRKQVRHVSTLLPALLGALGEGDARLVGAALGALRRLLLRPRAPVRLLSAELGPRLPPLLDDTRDSIRASAVGLLGTLVRRGRGGLRLGLRGPLRKLVLQSLVPLLLRLHDPSRDAAESSEWTLARCDHAFCWGLLEELVTVAHYDSPEALSHLCCRLVSRGSKVQRYPGHVPNFLSQTQGYLRSPQDPLRRAAAVLIGFLVHHASPGCVNQDLLDSLFQDLGRLQSDPKPAVAAAAHVSAQQG, encoded by the exons ATGGCTGGGGGTGTGTGGGGCCGGAGCCGGGCCCGGGAGGCTCCCGTGGGGGCTCTAACCCTGACAGCACTGACTGAAGGAATCCGGGCCAGGCAGGGGCAGCCCCAGGGACCCCCTTCCGCAGGCCCTCAGCCCAAGTCCTGGGAGGTCAAACCTGAGGCTGAGCCACAGACCCAGGCACTCACCGCCCCCTCTGAGGCAGAGCCTGGACGTGGGGCCACCGTCCCTGAAGCTGGCAGCGAGCCCTGCTCCCTCAACAGTGCCCTGGAACCAGCCCCTGAGGGGCCCCACCAG GTTCCCCAGAGTTCCTGGGAGGAGGGAGTTCTTGCCGACCTCGCGTTGTACACGGCTGCCTGCCTGGAGGAGGCTGGCTTTGCAGGGACCCAGGCGACAGTGCTCACCCTGTCCTCAGCCCTGGAGGCCCGGGGCGAGCGGTTGGAGGACCAG GTGCATGCTCTGGTGCGTGGGCTGCTGGCGCAGGTGCCCAGCCTAGCGGAGGGGAGGCCCTGGAGGGCGGCCCTGCGAGTGCTGAGCGCACTGGCCCTGGAGCATGCGCGGGACGTGGTGTGTGCGCTGCTACCCCGCTCTCTGCCCGCCGATCG GGTAGCAGCCGAGCTCTGGCGCAGCCTAAGCCGTAACCAGCGTGTAAATGGGCAGGTGCTGGTGCAACTGCTGTGGGCGCTGAAGGGTGCTTCGGGGCCGGAGCCCCAGGCACTGGCG GCCACACGTGCTCTTGGGGAGATGCTGGCTGTTTCGGGCTGCGTGGGAGCCACGAGGGGCTTCTACCCACATCTGCTGCTTGCGCTGGTCACACAGCTGCACAAGCTGGCCCGCAGCCCGTGCTCCCCCGACATGCCCAAGATTTGGGTTCTGTCCCACCGAGGGCCACCACATAGCCATGCCAG CTGTGCTGTGGAGGCCTTGAAGGCGCTGCTCACCGGGGATGGAGGCCGCATGGTGGTCACGTGCATGGAGCaggcaggaggctggaggaggctggTGGGAGCCCACACCCACCTGGAGGGCGTCCTGCTGCTGGCCAG TgctatggtggcacatgccgacCACCACCTGCGAGGCCTCTTCGCAGACTTGCTCCCTCGGCTTCGCAGCGCGGACGACCCGCAGCGTCTCACGGCTATGGCCTTCTTCACAGGG CTGTTGCAGAGCCGGCCCACCGCACGGCTCCTGCGGGAGGAGGTCATCCTGGAGCGACTCCTCACCTGGCAGGGAGACCCCGAACCCACTGTGCGCTGGTTGGGCCTGCTGGGCCTGGGCCACCTCGCGCTGAATCGCAGGAAG CAGGTGCGGCACGTGAGCACGCTGCTGCCGGCGCTCCTGGGCGCACTGGGCGAAGGCGACGCGCGGCTCGTGGGTGCAGCGCTGGGCGCCCTGAGGAGGCTCCTGCTGCGGCCCCGGGCGCCTGTGCGGCTCCTGAGCGCGGAGCTGGGACCGCGCCTCCCTCCGCTACTGGACGAC ACACGGGACTCAATCCGCGCCTCGGCCGTCGGGCTCCTTGGGACTCTGGTGCGCCGGGGCCGGGGCGGGCTCCGGCTGGGGCTCCGCGGCCCCCTGCGGAAGCTGGTGCTGCAGAGTCTCGTGCCGCTGCTGCTGCGCCTGCATGACCCCAGCAGGGACGCTGCTGAG AGCTCAGAGTGGACCCTGGCCCGCTGTGACCACGCCTTTTGCTGGGGCCTGCTGGAGGAGTTGGTCACCGTGGCCCACTATGACAGCCCCGAGGCCCTGAGCCACCTCTGCTGCCGCCTGGTCAGTAGGGGAAGCAAG GTTCAGCGATACCCAGGCCACGTGCCCAACTTCCTGAGCCAGACCCAGGGCTACCTGCGGAGTCCACAGGACCCCCTGCGCCGGGCAGCCGCCGTGCTTATAG GCTTCCTTGTCCACCACGCCAGCCCCGGCTGTGTCAACCAGGACCTGCTGGACTCCCTGTTCCAGG ACCTAGGGCGACTGCAGAGCGACCCCAAGCCGGCTGTGGCCGCGGCAGCGCACGTGTCCGCTCAGCAG GGCTGA
- the MROH6 gene encoding maestro heat-like repeat-containing protein family member 6 isoform X7, with protein MAGGVWGRSRAREAPVGALTLTALTEGIRARQGQPQGPPSAGPQPKSWEVKPEAEPQTQALTAPSEAEPGRGATVPEAGSEPCSLNSALEPAPEGPHQVPQSSWEEGVLADLALYTAACLEEAGFAGTQATVLTLSSALEARGERLEDQVHALVRGLLAQVPSLAEGRPWRAALRVLSALALEHARDVVCALLPRSLPADRVAAELWRSLSRNQRVNGQVLVQLLWALKGASGPEPQALAATRALGEMLAVSGCVGATRGFYPHLLLALVTQLHKLARSPCSPDMPKIWVLSHRGPPHSHASCAVEALKALLTGDGGRMVVTCMEQAGGWRRLVGAHTHLEGVLLLASAMVAHADHHLRGLFADLLPRLRSADDPQRLTAMAFFTGLLQSRPTARLLREEVILERLLTWQGDPEPTVRWLGLLGLGHLALNRRKVRHVSTLLPALLGALGEGDARLVGAALGALRRLLLRPRAPVRLLSAELGPRLPPLLDDTRDSIRASAVGLLGTLVRRGRGGLRLGLRGPLRKLVLQSLVPLLLRLHDPSRDAAESSEWTLARCDHAFCWGLLEELVTVAHYDSPEALSHLCCRLVSRGSKVQRYPGHVPNFLSQTQGYLRSPQDPLRRAAAVLIGFLVHHASPGCVNQDLLDSLFQDLGRLQSDPKPAVAAAAHVSAQQG; from the exons ATGGCTGGGGGTGTGTGGGGCCGGAGCCGGGCCCGGGAGGCTCCCGTGGGGGCTCTAACCCTGACAGCACTGACTGAAGGAATCCGGGCCAGGCAGGGGCAGCCCCAGGGACCCCCTTCCGCAGGCCCTCAGCCCAAGTCCTGGGAGGTCAAACCTGAGGCTGAGCCACAGACCCAGGCACTCACCGCCCCCTCTGAGGCAGAGCCTGGACGTGGGGCCACCGTCCCTGAAGCTGGCAGCGAGCCCTGCTCCCTCAACAGTGCCCTGGAACCAGCCCCTGAGGGGCCCCACCAG GTTCCCCAGAGTTCCTGGGAGGAGGGAGTTCTTGCCGACCTCGCGTTGTACACGGCTGCCTGCCTGGAGGAGGCTGGCTTTGCAGGGACCCAGGCGACAGTGCTCACCCTGTCCTCAGCCCTGGAGGCCCGGGGCGAGCGGTTGGAGGACCAG GTGCATGCTCTGGTGCGTGGGCTGCTGGCGCAGGTGCCCAGCCTAGCGGAGGGGAGGCCCTGGAGGGCGGCCCTGCGAGTGCTGAGCGCACTGGCCCTGGAGCATGCGCGGGACGTGGTGTGTGCGCTGCTACCCCGCTCTCTGCCCGCCGATCG GGTAGCAGCCGAGCTCTGGCGCAGCCTAAGCCGTAACCAGCGTGTAAATGGGCAGGTGCTGGTGCAACTGCTGTGGGCGCTGAAGGGTGCTTCGGGGCCGGAGCCCCAGGCACTGGCG GCCACACGTGCTCTTGGGGAGATGCTGGCTGTTTCGGGCTGCGTGGGAGCCACGAGGGGCTTCTACCCACATCTGCTGCTTGCGCTGGTCACACAGCTGCACAAGCTGGCCCGCAGCCCGTGCTCCCCCGACATGCCCAAGATTTGGGTTCTGTCCCACCGAGGGCCACCACATAGCCATGCCAG CTGTGCTGTGGAGGCCTTGAAGGCGCTGCTCACCGGGGATGGAGGCCGCATGGTGGTCACGTGCATGGAGCaggcaggaggctggaggaggctggTGGGAGCCCACACCCACCTGGAGGGCGTCCTGCTGCTGGCCAG TgctatggtggcacatgccgacCACCACCTGCGAGGCCTCTTCGCAGACTTGCTCCCTCGGCTTCGCAGCGCGGACGACCCGCAGCGTCTCACGGCTATGGCCTTCTTCACAGGG CTGTTGCAGAGCCGGCCCACCGCACGGCTCCTGCGGGAGGAGGTCATCCTGGAGCGACTCCTCACCTGGCAGGGAGACCCCGAACCCACTGTGCGCTGGTTGGGCCTGCTGGGCCTGGGCCACCTCGCGCTGAATCGCAGGAAG GTGCGGCACGTGAGCACGCTGCTGCCGGCGCTCCTGGGCGCACTGGGCGAAGGCGACGCGCGGCTCGTGGGTGCAGCGCTGGGCGCCCTGAGGAGGCTCCTGCTGCGGCCCCGGGCGCCTGTGCGGCTCCTGAGCGCGGAGCTGGGACCGCGCCTCCCTCCGCTACTGGACGAC ACACGGGACTCAATCCGCGCCTCGGCCGTCGGGCTCCTTGGGACTCTGGTGCGCCGGGGCCGGGGCGGGCTCCGGCTGGGGCTCCGCGGCCCCCTGCGGAAGCTGGTGCTGCAGAGTCTCGTGCCGCTGCTGCTGCGCCTGCATGACCCCAGCAGGGACGCTGCTGAG AGCTCAGAGTGGACCCTGGCCCGCTGTGACCACGCCTTTTGCTGGGGCCTGCTGGAGGAGTTGGTCACCGTGGCCCACTATGACAGCCCCGAGGCCCTGAGCCACCTCTGCTGCCGCCTGGTCAGTAGGGGAAGCAAG GTTCAGCGATACCCAGGCCACGTGCCCAACTTCCTGAGCCAGACCCAGGGCTACCTGCGGAGTCCACAGGACCCCCTGCGCCGGGCAGCCGCCGTGCTTATAG GCTTCCTTGTCCACCACGCCAGCCCCGGCTGTGTCAACCAGGACCTGCTGGACTCCCTGTTCCAGG ACCTAGGGCGACTGCAGAGCGACCCCAAGCCGGCTGTGGCCGCGGCAGCGCACGTGTCCGCTCAGCAG GGCTGA
- the MROH6 gene encoding maestro heat-like repeat-containing protein family member 6 yields the protein MAGGVWGRSRAREAPVGALTLTALTEGIRARQGQPQGPPSAGPQPKSWEVKPEAEPQTQALTAPSEAEPGRGATVPEAGSEPCSLNSALEPAPEGPHQVPQSSWEEGVLADLALYTAACLEEAGFAGTQATVLTLSSALEARGERLEDQVHALVRGLLAQVPSLAEGRPWRAALRVLSALALEHARDVVCALLPRSLPADRVAAELWRSLSRNQRVNGQVLVQLLWALKGASGPEPQALAATRALGEMLAVSGCVGATRGFYPHLLLALVTQLHKLARSPCSPDMPKIWVLSHRGPPHSHASCAVEALKALLTGDGGRMVVTCMEQAGGWRRLVGAHTHLEGVLLLASAMVAHADHHLRGLFADLLPRLRSADDPQRLTAMAFFTGLLQSRPTARLLREEVILERLLTWQGDPEPTVRWLGLLGLGHLALNRRKVRHVSTLLPALLGALGEGDARLVGAALGALRRLLLRPRAPVRLLSAELGPRLPPLLDDTRDSIRASAVGLLGTLVRRGRGGLRLGLRGPLRKLVLQSLVPLLLRLHDPSRDAAESSEWTLARCDHAFCWGLLEELVTVAHYDSPEALSHLCCRLVQRYPGHVPNFLSQTQGYLRSPQDPLRRAAAVLIGFLVHHASPGCVNQDLLDSLFQDLGRLQSDPKPAVAAAAHVSAQQVAMLARARGCPRGPRLLRIAPRPARPPPVFADSPFQRRSVAGRWGCSGPRRA from the exons ATGGCTGGGGGTGTGTGGGGCCGGAGCCGGGCCCGGGAGGCTCCCGTGGGGGCTCTAACCCTGACAGCACTGACTGAAGGAATCCGGGCCAGGCAGGGGCAGCCCCAGGGACCCCCTTCCGCAGGCCCTCAGCCCAAGTCCTGGGAGGTCAAACCTGAGGCTGAGCCACAGACCCAGGCACTCACCGCCCCCTCTGAGGCAGAGCCTGGACGTGGGGCCACCGTCCCTGAAGCTGGCAGCGAGCCCTGCTCCCTCAACAGTGCCCTGGAACCAGCCCCTGAGGGGCCCCACCAG GTTCCCCAGAGTTCCTGGGAGGAGGGAGTTCTTGCCGACCTCGCGTTGTACACGGCTGCCTGCCTGGAGGAGGCTGGCTTTGCAGGGACCCAGGCGACAGTGCTCACCCTGTCCTCAGCCCTGGAGGCCCGGGGCGAGCGGTTGGAGGACCAG GTGCATGCTCTGGTGCGTGGGCTGCTGGCGCAGGTGCCCAGCCTAGCGGAGGGGAGGCCCTGGAGGGCGGCCCTGCGAGTGCTGAGCGCACTGGCCCTGGAGCATGCGCGGGACGTGGTGTGTGCGCTGCTACCCCGCTCTCTGCCCGCCGATCG GGTAGCAGCCGAGCTCTGGCGCAGCCTAAGCCGTAACCAGCGTGTAAATGGGCAGGTGCTGGTGCAACTGCTGTGGGCGCTGAAGGGTGCTTCGGGGCCGGAGCCCCAGGCACTGGCG GCCACACGTGCTCTTGGGGAGATGCTGGCTGTTTCGGGCTGCGTGGGAGCCACGAGGGGCTTCTACCCACATCTGCTGCTTGCGCTGGTCACACAGCTGCACAAGCTGGCCCGCAGCCCGTGCTCCCCCGACATGCCCAAGATTTGGGTTCTGTCCCACCGAGGGCCACCACATAGCCATGCCAG CTGTGCTGTGGAGGCCTTGAAGGCGCTGCTCACCGGGGATGGAGGCCGCATGGTGGTCACGTGCATGGAGCaggcaggaggctggaggaggctggTGGGAGCCCACACCCACCTGGAGGGCGTCCTGCTGCTGGCCAG TgctatggtggcacatgccgacCACCACCTGCGAGGCCTCTTCGCAGACTTGCTCCCTCGGCTTCGCAGCGCGGACGACCCGCAGCGTCTCACGGCTATGGCCTTCTTCACAGGG CTGTTGCAGAGCCGGCCCACCGCACGGCTCCTGCGGGAGGAGGTCATCCTGGAGCGACTCCTCACCTGGCAGGGAGACCCCGAACCCACTGTGCGCTGGTTGGGCCTGCTGGGCCTGGGCCACCTCGCGCTGAATCGCAGGAAG GTGCGGCACGTGAGCACGCTGCTGCCGGCGCTCCTGGGCGCACTGGGCGAAGGCGACGCGCGGCTCGTGGGTGCAGCGCTGGGCGCCCTGAGGAGGCTCCTGCTGCGGCCCCGGGCGCCTGTGCGGCTCCTGAGCGCGGAGCTGGGACCGCGCCTCCCTCCGCTACTGGACGAC ACACGGGACTCAATCCGCGCCTCGGCCGTCGGGCTCCTTGGGACTCTGGTGCGCCGGGGCCGGGGCGGGCTCCGGCTGGGGCTCCGCGGCCCCCTGCGGAAGCTGGTGCTGCAGAGTCTCGTGCCGCTGCTGCTGCGCCTGCATGACCCCAGCAGGGACGCTGCTGAG AGCTCAGAGTGGACCCTGGCCCGCTGTGACCACGCCTTTTGCTGGGGCCTGCTGGAGGAGTTGGTCACCGTGGCCCACTATGACAGCCCCGAGGCCCTGAGCCACCTCTGCTGCCGCCTG GTTCAGCGATACCCAGGCCACGTGCCCAACTTCCTGAGCCAGACCCAGGGCTACCTGCGGAGTCCACAGGACCCCCTGCGCCGGGCAGCCGCCGTGCTTATAG GCTTCCTTGTCCACCACGCCAGCCCCGGCTGTGTCAACCAGGACCTGCTGGACTCCCTGTTCCAGG ACCTAGGGCGACTGCAGAGCGACCCCAAGCCGGCTGTGGCCGCGGCAGCGCACGTGTCCGCTCAGCAGGTGGCGATGCTGGCCCGTGCCCGGGGCTGCCCCCGCGGGCCCCGCCTTCTCCGCATCGCCCCGCGCCCCGCCCGGCCCCCACCAGTCTTCGCCGACAGCCCCTTCCAGCGCCGGAGCGTCGCGGGCCGCTGGGGCTGCTCCGGACCCCGCCGAGCCTGA